One part of the Triticum aestivum cultivar Chinese Spring unplaced genomic scaffold, IWGSC CS RefSeq v2.1 scaffold219384, whole genome shotgun sequence genome encodes these proteins:
- the LOC123176767 gene encoding cytochrome P450 709B2-like → MMLVISRYYAMALWHLVWRPYAVTRSLGRQGIRGPPYTFAVGSLGECKRMIVAGRAKPLHAGCHDYTSLVQPFFQKCTSDYGKTFLFWLGPIPSICSTDIELVKEVLADRTNLFQKDYLNPSLEVFFGKGLVLANGDDWKRQRKVVHPVFKQEKLKVNFLFLENGCI, encoded by the exons ATGATGCTGGTGATTTCCAGATATTACGCCATGGCACTATGGCATCTGGTGTGGAGGCCCTACGCCGTGACCCGATCGCTAGGACGACAGGGCATTCGAGGGCCACCGTATACATTCGCCGTCGGGTCCCTGGGGGAGTGCAAGCGGATGATTGTTGCTGGGAGAGCAAAGCCTCTCCACGCCGGCTGCCACGACTACACCTCCCTCGTGCAACCTTTCTTCCAGAAATGCACTTCTGACTATG GAAAAACATTTCTGTTTTGGCTCGGACCAATACCGTCAATCTGTTCTACTGACATCGAGCTAGTCAAAGAAGTGCTCGCAGACAGGACAAACTTATTCCAAAAGGACTACCTCAACCCTAGTTTGGAAGTATTTTTTGGCAAAGGGCTTGTGCTTGCAAACGGAGACGACTGGAAGAGACAGCGCAAAGTTGTCCACCCAGTTTTCAAGCAAGAGAAGCTCAAGGTTAATTTCCTAtttctcgaaaatggatgtatctag